The genomic segment CACAAGCCCGGCTTTGTGATGCACACCGCCGGCTGGCCCATGGAATCAGACACCTACGGTGGCGCCTTTTTGTACCACCTAGAAGGCAACAAAGTGGCTCTGGGCTTTGTTACCGGCTTGGGCTACAGCAACCCCTACCTCAGCCCATTTGAAGAGTTCCAGCGCTGGAAAACACACCCGAACGTGCGCTACTACTTCGAAAACGAGAAAGGTGAAATCACGGCCAAGCGCTTGGGCTACGGCGCGCGCGCAATCAATGCCAGCGGCATCAACGCCCTGCCCAAAACCGTATTCCCCGGCGGCTGCCTGATTGGGTGCAACGCGGGTTACCTGAACGTGGGTCGCATCAAAGGCAGCCACGCTGCTATCAAAACCGGCATGCTGGCCGCTGAGGCCGCTTTTGATGCCGTAGTGGGCGGACGCCAGCACGACGAGCTGAGCGCTTACCCCGAAGCCTTTGAGAAGAGCTGGCTGCACACCGAACTGAACAAAGACCGCAACTTCAAGAACTGGTTCAAATACGGCCTGACCACCGCCACACTGATGAACGGTTTCGAGCAATTCGTGCTGCGCGGGCATATTCCCTGGACCCTGCGCCGTGACAAGCCCGACCACGCCTACCTGAAGCCCGCGGCCGAGTGCAAGCCCATCGTCTACCCCAAGCCCGATGGCAAGCTCACTTTCGACCGCTTGAGCAGCGTGTTCATCAGCAACACCAACCACGAAGAGCAGCAACCCGCCCACTTGACGCTCAAGGACGCCTCGGTGCCGGTGAGCATCAACCTCGCCAAGTACGCCGGCCCCGAAGCCCGCTACTGCCCCGCGGGCGTGTATGAGTACGTCAAGAACGAAGACAACACCGACCGCTTGCAGATCAATGCCCAAAACTGTGTGCACTGCAAGACCTGCGACATCAAGGACCCGACCCAGAACATCGTCTGGGTCACGCCCGAAGGCGGCGGCGGCCCTAACTACGCGGGCATGTAAAACACGCTTGAAAGCACAAACGGGACCTCAGGGTCCCGTTTTTTTAGATATCGAGGCAGCCCATGAACACACCAGAAGCCGTGACCCTAACGACCCGCGACGGCTACGCCTTGCAGGCCCTGCGCTACCCCGCAACGGGCCCATTGCGCGGGCACTTGGTGGTTGCAGGTGCCACCGGTGTGCCGCAGCTGTTTTACAAAAACTTCGCGCTCTTTGCCGCACAACAGGGTTACACCACCCTCACGGTGGATTACCGCGGCATTGGCCTCTCCAAACCCGCCAATCTGCGGGGCTTTGAGATGAACTACCTGGATTGGGCTTTTCACGATGTTGCGGCCGCAGTGGATGCGATGGCTTGTGACACCATTCCTCTTTTCATGGTGGGGCACTCGTTCGGTGGCCATGCGTTTGGCCTGCTCCCCAACCACGACAAGGTCGCGCGGTTTTATACCTTCGCCACCGGGGCGGGCTGGCACGGCTGGATGCCGCGCGCCGAGCAAGTCAAAGTGCTGCTGATGTGGCACGTCATCGGCCCGCTGCTCACTCGCTGGAAGGGCTATCTCGCCTGGAGCAAGCTCCAGATGGGCGAGGACTTGCCATTAGGCGTCTACCGGGACTGGAAGCGCTGGTGCAAGTTTCCGCGCTACTTCTTTGACGACCCCGGCATGCCCCAAGTGGCGGGCCTGTTCGCCCGTGTGCGCACCCCCATCATCGCGGCCAATGCGACCGACGACCTCTGGGCACCACCCGCGTCACGCGATGCCTTCATGGCCGGCTACAGCAACACCACGGTGCGCAAGGTGGACATCCACCCCGGTCAGTTGGGCATAGGGCCCATTGGCCACATGGGCTACTTCCGCAGACAGGCACAGCCTTTGTGGGACGACTTGCTCCGCTGGTTCGGCGAACACCAGACCGCCCGCTGAACTCACAGGGCTGCGGCGCGGGCGTCCAGCTCGGCGATACAAGCTTCCATGCGCGACCGGCACAGGTCCATCAAGGCTGGCATGTCATCCAGCGTCATGCCGGTAGTGGGAATGGGTTCCAGCGTCTTGATGATGATGTTGCCGCTGTTCCAGCGGTTCAGTCGCATGGTGCGCTTAAAGTTGCTGCAACACAGGGGCACGATAGGTACGCCGGCGTTGATGGCCATCTGGAATGCACCTTTCTTGAAGGGCAGCAAACCCTTGCCGAGGTTGCGGGTGCCTTCGGCAAACACCCAGATCGAAGTGTCCTGCTCCTGCATAACCTTGGTGGTGTGCAGCATGGCGGCTTTGGCCTTCACAGCATTGCCCCGGTCGATCAGGATGTTGCCGGCCAGCCAGTAAATCTGGCCGAAAAAGGGAATCCACTTCAGGCTCTTCTTACCCAGCGACACCGTGCGGCGCGGCACGGAGCAGCCCAGCACAAACAAGTCCCAATTGGACTGGTGGTTGGCCACCACAACAAACGGGTTGGGCTGGGATTGAAAGTCTGCCGTCTCCAGCCGCATCTTCAAGCCCAGTATCTTCAGCGCCGGGACTGAAAACGTGTATCCGGAGAGCCGCGAATTATCGG from the Rhodoferax potami genome contains:
- a CDS encoding electron transfer flavoprotein-ubiquinone oxidoreductase, whose product is MTNQEILAQFGPRESMEYDVVVVGGGPGGLATAIRLKQLAAEKGTDISVVVLEKGSEPGAHILSGAIMDPKALTELIPDWNALGAPLHQPVTDDAYIFLSEKSGFRVPNMVLPPFAHNDGNYIISLGAVTKWLAEQAESLGVEIFPGFTAAEVLYNDDGSVKGVATGNMGVGKDGEPMESFQLGMELLGKYTVFAEGARGHLGKQVIAKYKLDDGRDPQSFGIGIKELWEIDPSRHKPGFVMHTAGWPMESDTYGGAFLYHLEGNKVALGFVTGLGYSNPYLSPFEEFQRWKTHPNVRYYFENEKGEITAKRLGYGARAINASGINALPKTVFPGGCLIGCNAGYLNVGRIKGSHAAIKTGMLAAEAAFDAVVGGRQHDELSAYPEAFEKSWLHTELNKDRNFKNWFKYGLTTATLMNGFEQFVLRGHIPWTLRRDKPDHAYLKPAAECKPIVYPKPDGKLTFDRLSSVFISNTNHEEQQPAHLTLKDASVPVSINLAKYAGPEARYCPAGVYEYVKNEDNTDRLQINAQNCVHCKTCDIKDPTQNIVWVTPEGGGGPNYAGM
- a CDS encoding alpha/beta hydrolase family protein, with protein sequence MNTPEAVTLTTRDGYALQALRYPATGPLRGHLVVAGATGVPQLFYKNFALFAAQQGYTTLTVDYRGIGLSKPANLRGFEMNYLDWAFHDVAAAVDAMACDTIPLFMVGHSFGGHAFGLLPNHDKVARFYTFATGAGWHGWMPRAEQVKVLLMWHVIGPLLTRWKGYLAWSKLQMGEDLPLGVYRDWKRWCKFPRYFFDDPGMPQVAGLFARVRTPIIAANATDDLWAPPASRDAFMAGYSNTTVRKVDIHPGQLGIGPIGHMGYFRRQAQPLWDDLLRWFGEHQTAR
- a CDS encoding 1-acylglycerol-3-phosphate O-acyltransferase; protein product: MLYLLRLVLISIQFLLASVVNLLICFSRPFNPDNSRLSGYTFSVPALKILGLKMRLETADFQSQPNPFVVVANHQSNWDLFVLGCSVPRRTVSLGKKSLKWIPFFGQIYWLAGNILIDRGNAVKAKAAMLHTTKVMQEQDTSIWVFAEGTRNLGKGLLPFKKGAFQMAINAGVPIVPLCCSNFKRTMRLNRWNSGNIIIKTLEPIPTTGMTLDDMPALMDLCRSRMEACIAELDARAAAL